A portion of the Algisphaera agarilytica genome contains these proteins:
- a CDS encoding glycosyltransferase family 4 protein: MNTTIPDQILRAPVTLADFSGMVQELGPFMGVFFVAFFVAIILTPTMKHLAIKNGIVDWPDLKRKNHAMPVAYLGGVAIFIGWVCGVFSSYVVTPEMSISPDGSDRLLLQSFPISILIGAGVITLTGLFDDVYGIRARVKIGGQLFAAAALTWDRIGIDLTETLFNLVGLSPSSTVVYFTATFLVAIFVLGACNAVNLIDGLDGLSSGVVAISMIGFLLIALLVSQNPDATVAALDNPKRIVLCLAAIGAILGFLPYNFNPASIFMGDAGSLLLGFLAVTAILLFGDAGGWSLKLVTASLIVFAVPMTDTSLAIIRRKMRGQPIFSPDNQHLHHLLRRSGLSVKKSVFVMYGAAIVFAVIGVAMIGLDLQWRYTLAIFFVIYGFIMVTAFKYGAYCIAQDKLLQSQSEPDIPDAAPINRPMPTHSGPNGDSAMELSPPIDPASRN; this comes from the coding sequence ATGAATACCACGATTCCAGACCAGATTCTCCGGGCCCCGGTAACGCTCGCTGATTTCAGCGGGATGGTGCAGGAGCTCGGCCCCTTCATGGGCGTGTTCTTCGTCGCGTTTTTCGTGGCGATCATCCTGACGCCGACCATGAAGCACCTGGCGATCAAGAACGGGATCGTGGACTGGCCCGACCTCAAGCGGAAAAACCACGCCATGCCCGTGGCATACCTGGGCGGGGTCGCCATCTTCATCGGCTGGGTCTGCGGGGTGTTTTCCAGCTATGTCGTCACCCCGGAGATGTCGATCTCCCCCGACGGCAGCGATCGCCTCCTGCTGCAGAGCTTCCCGATTTCGATCCTGATCGGTGCGGGCGTTATCACGCTGACCGGCCTGTTCGACGACGTCTACGGGATCCGCGCCCGGGTGAAGATCGGCGGCCAGCTGTTCGCCGCCGCCGCGCTGACCTGGGACCGCATCGGCATCGACCTCACCGAAACCCTGTTCAACCTCGTCGGTTTGTCGCCGTCCAGCACCGTGGTGTATTTCACGGCAACCTTCCTGGTGGCGATCTTCGTCCTGGGGGCCTGCAACGCGGTCAATCTCATCGACGGGCTCGACGGCCTCTCCTCGGGGGTGGTGGCGATCTCCATGATCGGCTTCCTGCTGATCGCGCTGCTGGTCAGCCAGAACCCCGACGCCACCGTCGCGGCGCTGGACAACCCCAAGCGGATCGTGCTCTGCCTCGCGGCGATCGGGGCGATCCTGGGATTCCTGCCCTACAACTTCAACCCCGCCAGCATCTTCATGGGTGACGCGGGCTCCCTGCTGCTGGGCTTCCTCGCGGTCACCGCCATCCTGCTCTTCGGCGACGCGGGCGGGTGGTCGCTGAAGCTGGTCACGGCCTCACTGATCGTCTTTGCCGTGCCCATGACCGACACCTCCCTGGCGATCATCCGCCGGAAGATGCGGGGACAGCCGATTTTCAGCCCGGACAACCAGCACCTGCACCACCTGCTGCGTCGGTCGGGCCTTTCGGTCAAGAAATCGGTCTTCGTGATGTACGGCGCGGCGATCGTCTTCGCCGTGATCGGCGTGGCGATGATCGGGCTCGACCTGCAGTGGCGCTACACCCTGGCGATCTTCTTCGTGATCTACGGCTTCATCATGGTCACGGCGTTCAAGTACGGGGCCTACTGCATCGCCCAGGACAAGCTGCTCCAGAGCCAATCCGAGCCCGACATCCCGGACGCCGCCCCGATCAACCGCCCGATGCCCACCCACAGCGGCCCCAACGGGGACAGCGCCATGGAGCTTTCGCCCCCGATCGACCCCGCTTCGCGGAATTAA
- the rpsB gene encoding 30S ribosomal protein S2 yields the protein MASLVNDLIEAGIHFGHRSTHWNPKMEPYIFGKRNRIHIIDVKQTIKGLLLARKFVTKTVAGGKDVLFVGTKRQARNIIEKHVKECGMHYCTERWLGGTLTNFSTIRQRLKRLEELERIEESGEMKSYSKKMESQLNREKTKILRNLEGIRNMNKLPGLMVIVDVNNEMNAVKEARKLGIPTVCLIDTDSDPDFADIPIPGNDDAMRSIEIVIDQLCRAVQEGKQSRTVAAEGKDAPAEDKPRRRSSRAQFSADAPAPTAEDTPADAPAPEAQPAS from the coding sequence ATGGCCTCGCTCGTTAACGACCTTATTGAAGCCGGCATCCACTTCGGCCACCGGTCCACGCACTGGAACCCGAAGATGGAACCGTACATCTTCGGTAAGCGCAACCGCATCCACATCATCGACGTCAAGCAGACGATCAAGGGCCTCCTGCTCGCCCGCAAGTTCGTCACCAAGACCGTCGCCGGCGGCAAAGACGTCCTCTTCGTGGGCACCAAGCGTCAAGCCCGCAACATCATCGAGAAGCACGTCAAAGAGTGCGGCATGCACTACTGCACCGAGCGTTGGCTCGGCGGCACGCTGACCAACTTCTCCACCATCCGCCAACGCCTCAAGCGTCTCGAAGAGCTCGAGCGCATCGAAGAGTCCGGCGAGATGAAGAGCTACTCCAAGAAGATGGAGTCGCAGCTCAACCGTGAAAAAACCAAGATCCTGCGGAACCTCGAAGGCATCCGCAACATGAACAAGCTGCCCGGCCTGATGGTCATCGTCGACGTGAACAACGAGATGAACGCCGTCAAAGAAGCCCGCAAGCTCGGCATCCCCACCGTCTGCCTGATCGACACCGACAGCGACCCGGACTTCGCCGACATTCCGATCCCCGGCAACGACGACGCGATGCGTTCGATCGAGATCGTGATCGATCAGCTCTGCCGTGCGGTGCAGGAAGGCAAGCAGTCGCGCACCGTCGCCGCTGAAGGCAAAGACGCCCCGGCCGAAGACAAGCCCCGCCGCCGCAGCAGCCGGGCCCAGTTCTCCGCCGACGCCCCGGCGCCGACCGCGGAAGACACCCCCGCGGACGCCCCGGCCCCCGAGGCTCAGCCCGCCAGCTAA
- the tsf gene encoding translation elongation factor Ts: MAITAKDVNALRQKTGMGMMECKKALTDADGDVEKAIELLRERAGGKMDTREAEAGEGAIAVAEADGAIAIVKVMTETDFSARNEDFLAKIQQVAEEAVKLDATGKIEPNEAMAALIEDLRLTIKENIAFGEGVRLTGSNVASYVHTNRKTGAIITVDGDIDNDLLRGLCMHVTAAAPPMCPTPLAIDESGLPAEAKDEAKKAFVEEAAATGKPAEIAEKIAGGKMNKWVSDHTLLGQIYIKEMDAKKPIKDYIPAGTTITNFTRFAV, encoded by the coding sequence ATGGCGATCACCGCCAAAGACGTAAACGCCCTCCGCCAAAAGACCGGCATGGGCATGATGGAATGCAAGAAGGCCCTGACCGACGCCGACGGCGACGTCGAAAAGGCCATCGAACTGCTGCGTGAACGCGCCGGCGGCAAGATGGACACCCGTGAAGCCGAGGCCGGCGAAGGTGCCATCGCGGTTGCCGAAGCCGACGGCGCGATCGCCATCGTCAAGGTCATGACCGAGACCGACTTCTCGGCCCGCAACGAAGACTTCCTGGCCAAGATCCAGCAGGTCGCCGAGGAAGCCGTGAAGCTCGACGCCACCGGCAAGATCGAACCCAACGAAGCCATGGCCGCCCTGATCGAAGACCTGCGTCTGACCATCAAGGAAAACATCGCGTTCGGCGAAGGCGTCCGCCTGACCGGCTCCAACGTCGCCAGCTACGTGCACACCAACCGCAAGACCGGCGCGATCATCACCGTCGACGGCGACATCGACAACGACCTGCTGCGTGGCCTGTGCATGCACGTCACCGCCGCCGCCCCGCCGATGTGCCCCACCCCCCTGGCCATCGACGAATCTGGCCTGCCCGCAGAAGCCAAGGACGAAGCCAAGAAGGCCTTCGTCGAGGAAGCCGCCGCCACCGGCAAGCCCGCCGAGATCGCCGAGAAGATCGCCGGCGGCAAGATGAACAAGTGGGTCAGCGACCACACCCTGCTGGGCCAGATCTACATCAAAGAGATGGACGCCAAGAAGCCCATCAAGGACTACATCCCCGCCGGCACCACCATCACCAACTTCACCCGCTTCGCGGTGTGA
- a CDS encoding HD domain-containing phosphohydrolase: MKLHVSSRWRDRLLISGVVAVQALLLIVGWVLTFEYLHERVSRGVEDLIVRSNADFAESVSLAIREVSSGLEVGDAEWEGVQSIIESIELPGAGFACVLNEDGYIIAHPEYRSSPAIGEITLADHPFLKTHDGEELALFQVDAPQPVAGTMTFFGDGVHYVSTHELNDAGYRLMVHQPVGGLTAARSLVTGVLLLTSLIVGLLVIIPTGLLSWIGIKRHHNALMKWNHELEDEVDRRVRQFGKSRDALVMGLAKLADFRDNETGKHLERICQYSVLLAEELADSGTHDIDSAWIDRLRMAASMHDIGKVGVPDEVLLKPGRLTDDEYDTIKQHPTMGADTLMAIRKQFDDDPLVDMSVEVTLSHHERWDGGGYPFGIEGDAIPLSARIVSVADVYDALTVARVYKPAMPHEKAASIIEEGRGSQFDPDVVDAFLRVQDKLREISEALRDHAHA; encoded by the coding sequence ATGAAGCTCCATGTTTCCAGTCGATGGCGTGACCGCCTGCTCATCAGCGGGGTGGTGGCGGTGCAGGCCTTGCTGCTGATCGTCGGCTGGGTCCTGACGTTTGAATACCTCCACGAACGTGTCTCTCGCGGCGTCGAGGACCTGATCGTCCGCTCCAACGCCGACTTCGCGGAGAGCGTGTCGCTCGCCATCAGAGAAGTCTCCAGCGGCCTCGAGGTCGGGGACGCCGAGTGGGAAGGCGTCCAATCCATCATCGAGTCCATCGAACTCCCCGGCGCGGGCTTCGCCTGTGTGCTCAACGAGGACGGCTACATCATCGCCCACCCCGAGTACCGCAGCAGCCCGGCCATCGGCGAGATCACACTGGCCGACCACCCCTTCCTCAAGACGCACGACGGCGAAGAACTCGCGCTCTTCCAGGTCGACGCGCCGCAACCCGTCGCGGGCACCATGACGTTTTTCGGCGACGGCGTGCACTACGTATCGACCCACGAACTCAACGACGCGGGCTACCGCCTCATGGTACACCAGCCCGTCGGCGGCCTCACCGCGGCCCGCTCCCTGGTCACCGGCGTCCTGCTGCTCACCTCGCTGATCGTTGGCCTGCTGGTCATCATCCCCACCGGGCTGCTGTCGTGGATCGGCATCAAGCGGCACCACAACGCCCTGATGAAGTGGAACCACGAGCTCGAAGACGAAGTCGATCGGCGGGTCCGGCAGTTCGGCAAATCCCGCGACGCCTTGGTGATGGGCCTGGCCAAGCTCGCCGACTTCCGCGACAACGAAACCGGCAAGCACCTCGAACGCATCTGCCAGTATTCGGTGCTCCTGGCGGAAGAACTGGCGGATTCGGGGACGCACGACATCGACAGCGCCTGGATCGACCGCCTCCGCATGGCCGCCTCGATGCACGACATCGGCAAGGTCGGCGTGCCCGACGAAGTCCTGCTCAAGCCCGGCCGGCTGACCGACGACGAGTACGACACCATCAAGCAACACCCCACCATGGGAGCCGACACCCTGATGGCGATCCGCAAGCAGTTTGATGACGATCCGCTGGTGGACATGAGTGTCGAAGTCACCCTCAGCCACCACGAAAGGTGGGACGGCGGAGGCTACCCCTTCGGCATCGAGGGCGATGCGATCCCGTTGTCCGCACGGATCGTTTCGGTCGCGGACGTCTACGACGCACTGACCGTCGCCCGGGTGTACAAGCCCGCGATGCCCCACGAAAAAGCGGCGTCGATCATCGAAGAAGGCCGGGGGTCGCAGTTCGATCCCGATGTGGTCGACGCGTTTCTGCGTGTGCAGGACAAACTCCGCGAGATCTCTGAAGCGCTACGCGATCACGCCCACGCATAG
- the ilvE gene encoding branched-chain-amino-acid transaminase: MNTPPTPVQTTADDPLAAYEGRQVWIDGQLKPAAEASVSVFDHGVLYGDGIFEGIRIYHGKVLKLATHLNRLYESAKAIKLNMPYSPDEMFDAVKETVAANGMDNGYIRLVATRGPGTLGIDPVPCPRPCVYIIVAPIKLYPQEFYDNGLELISSSYIRVSAQAFSPRIKSLNYLNNILAKTEALEAGVFEAVMYNDQGHVAEATADNLFTIKNINSQPVVTTPPLTAGCLEGVTRGLVMDLARAAGLEVREANITRHDLYTADEMFLTGTGAEVIPVVKLDKRLIGPIAPGSSHAEGEVGPVTKQLITAFRELVKDAPED; this comes from the coding sequence GTGAACACCCCGCCCACCCCCGTGCAGACCACCGCCGATGACCCGCTCGCCGCCTACGAAGGCCGGCAGGTCTGGATCGACGGCCAACTCAAGCCCGCGGCCGAGGCCTCGGTCTCGGTCTTCGACCACGGCGTGCTCTACGGCGACGGCATCTTCGAGGGCATCCGCATCTACCACGGCAAGGTCCTCAAGCTCGCCACCCACCTCAACCGCCTCTACGAGTCGGCCAAGGCGATCAAGCTGAACATGCCCTACTCCCCCGACGAGATGTTCGACGCGGTGAAGGAAACCGTCGCCGCCAACGGCATGGACAACGGCTACATCCGCCTCGTCGCCACCCGCGGCCCCGGCACCCTCGGTATCGACCCGGTGCCCTGCCCCCGGCCGTGCGTGTACATCATCGTGGCGCCCATCAAGCTGTACCCGCAGGAGTTCTACGACAACGGTCTCGAGCTGATCAGCTCGTCGTACATCCGCGTGAGTGCGCAGGCCTTCTCGCCGCGCATCAAGAGCCTGAACTACCTCAACAACATCCTCGCCAAGACCGAAGCGCTCGAAGCGGGCGTGTTCGAAGCGGTGATGTACAACGACCAGGGCCACGTCGCCGAGGCCACGGCCGACAACCTGTTCACCATCAAGAACATCAACAGCCAACCCGTCGTAACCACCCCCCCGCTCACCGCGGGCTGCCTCGAAGGCGTGACCCGTGGCCTCGTGATGGACCTCGCCCGCGCCGCGGGCCTGGAGGTGCGCGAAGCCAACATCACCCGCCACGACCTCTACACCGCCGACGAGATGTTCCTCACCGGCACCGGTGCCGAGGTGATCCCCGTGGTCAAACTCGACAAACGCCTCATCGGCCCCATCGCCCCCGGCAGCAGCCACGCCGAAGGCGAAGTCGGCCCGGTGACCAAGCAACTCATCACCGCGTTCCGGGAGTTGGTGAAGGATGCGCCGGAAGACTAA
- the truD gene encoding tRNA pseudouridine(13) synthase TruD, with product MPEIDELTYLTADLPGTGGTLKQRPEDFLVDEQPLYEPCGEGEHLYLFIEKKQATTQDLIRRVAKAFRVKRSDVGYAGQKDKHAVTRQHLSIYRPGTSAEEDHECLERFKEYPYAQVIWADRHTNKLRRGHHGGNRFVIKLREVDPTAVIKAKPILERLAAEGFPNYLGEQRFGYRNNSHLLGKHLLRGEWQAFLDEMLGKPLPTESDAVQQARTAYEAGDYDLALEHMPKSLRGDRQALDALRQHKTPEKAVNMIDRTQRDFLVTAAQSAIFNAVIDRRLRDGTLSKLLPGDLAWKHDNRSCFTVDAETAELENGPDGRVASLEVSPSGPFWGPGMTQTTGDVLAAERAALEDMGMAEDDFANQRHLSTDGTRRPLRERLLDPEYSSGVDEHGPYLRLAFTLGRGAFATMVVREITKGVGR from the coding sequence ATGCCAGAGATCGACGAACTCACCTACCTGACTGCCGACCTCCCCGGCACCGGCGGGACGCTCAAGCAGCGGCCCGAGGATTTTCTCGTCGATGAGCAGCCACTTTACGAGCCCTGCGGCGAAGGGGAACACCTCTACCTTTTCATCGAGAAGAAGCAGGCGACGACGCAGGACCTGATCCGACGCGTCGCCAAGGCTTTCCGCGTGAAGCGGTCGGATGTGGGCTATGCCGGGCAGAAGGACAAGCACGCGGTGACCCGGCAGCACCTGTCGATCTACCGCCCGGGGACCTCGGCCGAGGAAGACCACGAGTGTTTGGAGCGGTTCAAGGAGTACCCCTACGCCCAGGTCATCTGGGCCGACCGCCACACCAACAAGCTCCGGCGGGGTCACCACGGCGGGAACCGTTTTGTCATCAAACTCCGCGAAGTCGATCCCACCGCGGTGATCAAGGCCAAGCCGATTCTCGAACGCCTCGCCGCGGAGGGCTTCCCGAACTACCTCGGCGAGCAACGCTTCGGCTACCGGAATAACTCGCACCTCCTGGGCAAGCACCTGCTGCGCGGCGAGTGGCAGGCCTTCCTCGACGAGATGCTCGGCAAGCCGTTGCCCACCGAAAGCGACGCCGTCCAACAGGCGCGCACCGCGTACGAAGCGGGCGACTACGACCTCGCGCTCGAGCACATGCCCAAGTCGCTGCGCGGCGACCGGCAGGCCCTCGATGCACTGCGTCAACACAAGACGCCCGAGAAGGCGGTCAACATGATCGACCGCACACAGCGTGACTTCCTGGTGACCGCCGCGCAGTCGGCCATCTTCAACGCGGTCATCGACCGACGGCTCCGCGACGGCACCCTGTCGAAACTCCTCCCCGGCGACCTGGCGTGGAAACACGACAACCGGTCCTGCTTCACGGTGGATGCCGAGACCGCCGAATTGGAGAACGGCCCCGACGGCCGAGTCGCCAGCCTCGAAGTCTCGCCCTCCGGCCCGTTCTGGGGACCGGGCATGACCCAAACAACAGGCGACGTCCTCGCCGCCGAACGCGCCGCCCTGGAAGACATGGGCATGGCTGAAGACGACTTCGCCAACCAACGCCACCTCTCCACCGACGGCACCCGCCGCCCCCTCCGCGAACGCCTACTCGACCCGGAATACTCCAGCGGTGTCGACGAGCACGGGCCGTACCTGCGCCTGGCCTTCACCCTGGGGCGTGGGGCATTCGCCACCATGGTGGTGCGTGAGATCACGAAGGGGGTAGGGAGGTAG
- the efp gene encoding elongation factor P, producing MKANEIRPGQVLNIDGTAYLVTKTENVKPGKGGAFVQTKLKSIKHGNVTEKRFRTADDVDGTTLDRRDVEYLYSDGSGAIFMDSETYDQFTIPEDILGDTLLFIKPNESIKGLFLEGNCITVELPLAVELEITETEPGIKNATATNVMKEAVCETGLKVRVPPFIKEGEVVRINTETREYLNRVSG from the coding sequence ATGAAAGCCAACGAAATCCGCCCCGGACAGGTCCTCAACATCGACGGCACCGCCTACCTCGTCACCAAGACCGAAAACGTCAAGCCCGGCAAGGGCGGCGCCTTCGTCCAGACCAAGCTCAAGTCCATCAAGCACGGCAACGTCACCGAGAAACGCTTCCGCACCGCCGACGACGTCGACGGCACCACCCTCGACCGCCGCGACGTCGAATACCTCTACTCCGACGGCAGCGGCGCGATCTTCATGGACTCGGAAACCTACGACCAGTTCACCATCCCCGAAGACATCCTCGGCGACACCCTGCTGTTCATCAAACCCAACGAATCCATCAAGGGCTTGTTCCTCGAAGGCAACTGCATCACCGTCGAGCTACCCCTGGCGGTCGAGCTGGAGATCACCGAAACCGAGCCGGGCATCAAGAACGCCACTGCAACTAACGTCATGAAGGAAGCCGTGTGCGAGACCGGCCTGAAGGTCCGCGTCCCCCCCTTCATCAAAGAAGGCGAAGTCGTCCGCATCAACACCGAAACCCGCGAGTACCTCAACCGCGTCTCGGGCTAA
- a CDS encoding ADP-ribosylglycohydrolase family protein, with translation MTEDRYLGCLVGHAVGDATGAPVEGLDARLIYSQFGRAIEYVANPPVETLCYTDDTQMSIGVAEVLVEFGHIDEDALATTFGNNYDPDRGYGQGARRLLHAIRDGEDWREFARTLFPGGSYGNGAAMRVAPVALRFADDPERMMQEASASARATHTHEIAIDSARLMAAAVRYALRATSLDPQAFLEHLRDLATTDEFQWQLNTACKLPLEDSYVMFGTGLEAHRSVTTALMCFAMNPESYPDTIATAIGRGGDTDTIAAMAGGISGAYLGLDAVPQELRHRFERQAKDLEYISTLARKLYSASQ, from the coding sequence ATGACCGAAGACCGATACCTGGGTTGTCTCGTTGGCCATGCGGTCGGCGATGCCACAGGTGCCCCGGTCGAAGGCTTGGATGCGCGGCTGATTTATTCGCAGTTTGGGCGCGCCATCGAGTACGTCGCCAACCCACCGGTTGAAACGCTCTGCTACACCGATGACACCCAGATGTCGATCGGCGTGGCAGAAGTCTTAGTGGAATTTGGCCACATCGACGAAGACGCACTCGCCACCACGTTCGGAAACAACTACGACCCCGATCGAGGCTATGGCCAAGGCGCTCGCCGATTGCTTCATGCCATCCGAGACGGAGAAGATTGGCGCGAATTTGCTCGCACGCTGTTCCCGGGCGGGTCCTACGGCAACGGTGCCGCCATGCGAGTCGCCCCGGTGGCCTTGAGATTCGCCGATGATCCAGAACGCATGATGCAAGAGGCCTCCGCCTCGGCACGAGCCACGCACACCCACGAAATAGCAATCGACAGTGCCAGGTTAATGGCCGCTGCGGTGAGGTACGCCCTCCGGGCAACCTCGCTCGATCCACAGGCGTTTCTGGAGCACCTTCGAGACCTTGCAACGACCGACGAGTTCCAGTGGCAGCTCAATACGGCTTGCAAGCTTCCATTAGAAGATTCCTACGTCATGTTCGGTACCGGCCTCGAAGCGCATCGCTCGGTCACCACCGCCCTGATGTGTTTCGCGATGAATCCTGAATCCTATCCCGACACTATCGCCACGGCGATCGGGCGCGGAGGTGATACCGATACCATCGCGGCCATGGCCGGGGGGATCAGCGGGGCGTACTTAGGTCTCGACGCGGTGCCGCAAGAACTCCGGCATCGCTTTGAGCGTCAAGCCAAGGACCTCGAATACATCAGCACTCTAGCTCGTAAGTTGTATTCAGCCTCGCAGTAA